A part of Rhodamnia argentea isolate NSW1041297 chromosome 8, ASM2092103v1, whole genome shotgun sequence genomic DNA contains:
- the LOC115756748 gene encoding uncharacterized protein LOC115756748, protein MRYSHIDLHTVTQRMTTAKVSLKLLVDKRNRTVVFAEAGKDFVDFLLHILALPVGQVIHLLTKSGKTGMVGSLANLYGSVEKLNDVFIKYSKKEILLKPKAPDFLAEIPNLLPGTSSSDSTPGTYYRCSSRLSMNCLSYAAEDRSAMCPQCRNPMNQPFTLVKSPYGNRTYYGCSYRVHANCSNYLAKEGSAICPQCSYSMGQPVTLVKPAAELDAKAGFVLGEVMYMVTDDLEVKPMSTISSITLLKKFNAEEIEHLEEKVVSLGMDEGIKLLRSSLHSQKVLTDVFLGMKRERS, encoded by the exons ATGCGATACTCTCACATAGATCTGCATACTGTGACCCAAAGAATGACGACAGCCAAAGTGAGCTTGAAGCTTCTGGTCGACAAGAGAAACCGAACGGTGGTCTTTGCTGAGGCAGGCAAAGATTTTGTCGACTTCCTCCTCCACATCCTCGCGTTGCCGGTCGGACAGGTGATCCATCTTCTCACGAAATCTGGGAAAACTGGGATGGTGGGCAGTTTAGCCAATCTCTACGGCAGCGTCGAGAAGCTGAACGATGTGTTCATCAAGTATTCCAAGAAGGAAATTCTCTTGAAACCCAAAGCACCCGACTTCCTCGCCGAAATCCCGAATCTGTTGCCTGGGACTTCCTCCTCAGATTCAACGCCCGGTACCTACTACAGGTGCTCTTCCCGTTTGAGCATGAACTGCTTGAGCTATGCGGCTGAGGACCGTTCTGCGATGTGTCCTCAGTGTAGAAATCCCATGAACCAACCATTCACTCTCGTCAAATCTCCGTATGGTAACCGGACCTACTATGGGTGCTCCTACCGTGTGCACGCTAACTGTTCGAACTATCTGGCTAAGGAAGGTTCTGCAATATGTCCTCAGTGCAGTTATTCCATGGGCCAACCAGTCACTCTTGTCAAACCAGCAGCTGAATTGGACGCTAAGGCCGGCTTTGTGCTCGGGGAGGTGATGTACATGGTGACGGATGATCTGGAAGTAAAGCCCATGTCGACTATTTCGAGCATTACTTTGCTCAAGAAGTTCAACGCGGAGGAGATTGAGCATCTTGAGGAGAAGGTGGTCAGCTTGGGAATGGATGAG GGTATCAAGCTGCTGAGGAGTTCACTTCACTCCCAGAAGGTTCTCACTGATGTCTTCCTCGGTATGAAGCGAGAGAGATCGTGA
- the LOC115756751 gene encoding uncharacterized protein LOC115756751 — MSKKLSWVAGPAAGAPSSAKVLGGEAGYVKSVVTYMVMDDLVVKPMSTISSITLLNQFNVHEIGHVQEKLIDFGLEEAIKLLSASLHSKTVLTDIFSEVLTH, encoded by the exons ATGAGCAAGAAACTGTCATGGGTCGCAGGACCAGCTGCTGGTGCCCCGTCCTCGGCTAAGGTACTCGGTGGGGAGGCTGGTTATGTGAAGAGCGTGGTCACGTACATGGTGATGGACGATCTGGTTGTGAAGCCCATGTCCACCATCTCTTCCATTACTCTCCTCAACCAGTTCAATGTGCATGAAATTGGGCATGTCCAAGAGAAGTTGATTGACTTTGGCTTGGAAGAG GCCATAAAGCTGCTAAGCGCTTCATTGCACTCCAAAACGGTTCTCACGGACATATTCAGCGAGGTTCTCACGCATTGA